Proteins from one Pseudomonas sp. KBS0710 genomic window:
- a CDS encoding TorF family putative porin yields MLKPCLFLIAALTASPLAHAQIFQRELGDFDLKLGTTPSRSMAQGLVKPTSPGSDSFHGGLDLSHDSGLYFGQFSPNMGLSSANNLEVDSYMGFKRPFDQTLGYEVGMIHYSYPKLSPLDSQEFYGGLNLLGNRFGVSFSNDPDRQDSTLFADLGGTQPFGIGVSMKYTTHQLGTPAAVEGGTISSFSDWSVQFSRAWKGVDLDLIYSGSSLSGGDCSAYSGHNSQCDGLLTLKAARSFY; encoded by the coding sequence ATGCTCAAGCCCTGCTTGTTTCTCATCGCTGCCCTTACGGCAAGCCCTCTTGCACACGCGCAGATTTTTCAGCGTGAGCTGGGTGACTTCGACCTCAAGTTAGGCACCACGCCCAGCCGCAGCATGGCCCAGGGTCTGGTCAAGCCGACCTCGCCGGGCAGCGATTCCTTCCACGGCGGCCTGGACCTGAGCCACGACAGCGGCCTGTATTTCGGCCAGTTTTCGCCCAATATGGGCCTGTCCTCGGCCAACAACCTCGAAGTCGACTCCTACATGGGCTTCAAGCGCCCCTTCGACCAGACCCTGGGCTACGAAGTGGGCATGATCCACTACAGCTACCCCAAGCTGAGCCCTCTCGACAGCCAGGAGTTCTACGGCGGCCTGAACCTGCTGGGCAATCGCTTCGGCGTGTCTTTCAGCAACGACCCCGACCGCCAGGACAGCACGCTGTTTGCCGACCTCGGCGGTACACAGCCTTTCGGCATCGGCGTCAGCATGAAGTACACCACTCACCAACTTGGCACGCCAGCAGCGGTGGAAGGCGGCACCATCAGCAGCTTCAGCGACTGGTCGGTGCAGTTCTCGCGAGCGTGGAAAGGCGTGGACCTGGACCTGATCTACAGCGGCTCCAGCCTCAGTGGTGGCGACTGCTCGGCCTACTCCGGACACAATTCGCAATGCGACGGCCTGTTGACCTTGAAGGCCGCCCGGTCGTTTTATTAA